TTAAAGGGATTGAACTGATGTTTTATCATATCCCATATATAAAGCAAGCTTTTGGTTCTTTAAAAAACTTTACTGATTTTGCAAAGGAGAGAGGAATTGAACAAATCACAGGTATGTTTTCATTTGCAATAGGTTCCGAAAATAAAGAAACTTTAAACGGTGCAATTCAATTTAATCAAATGTGGATAGATGCTTTAAATGAATTAGGTGGTGAAAATTTAATTATTATGCCTGCAGGGCAATATTATGGGACTGGTCCGTTGTCACAGGAACAACTTCAAAATGCAGCTTATTGTATGAATGAAATCGGGAAAAGGGCAGTAGATAAAGGGATTACGGCTTGTATTCATAATGAATTTTGGTGCGCAGTTAATCGTTACGATCATGAGCAATACTTAGAAATGACAGATCCGAAGTATGTCTCCTACTGTTTGGATACAGCACAATTAGCTATTATGGGCGTTGATCCTGTTCAGTTTTATGATAAGTATCATGATAGAGTAAAATATTTTCATTTAAAGGATACGACACATCCAAATGCTCCCGATAGTGAAAGATTTGCTCCAGGTGCTGAATTTGCAGATGAAGGGACACGATGGTTTTGGGAGCTAGGAGCCGGTGTAATTGATTTCAAAGGACTATGGAAATTAATGAAAAAATATAACCATAAATTTGGGTAACAATCGAGACTGATGGAACTCCTGATCCGCTTGCATCTATGATTTTGTCTAAGTGGTATATCGACCATGAGCTAGCACCTATTTATAAATAATCCTATCAAATTGTTGTGAGATAAGAAAAATGCTCTAGTAGTTTGAATCTTTCATTTTAATTTATATTCAGGCCATAAAATAAGTAAAGGTGTGATTTTATGAAATTATCAGTTTTATTTGATGCCGTTTTTTTTGGTGGAGACCCTATTGAAAGTATTAAAGCAGTAAAGGAAGCTGGTTGTGATTCTGTAGAGTTTTGGAGTTGGAGAAATAAAGACGTTGATTTGCTTAAGAGGACAATCAAAGATTTACAAATGGAAGTTGTCGCATTTATGACTGAAAAAATAAGTTTAACAGATCCAGCATTTCGCGAACAATACGTTAAAGATTGCATAGAAACGATTAAAGTAGCGAGAGAGCTAGAATGCAACACTATTATTACCACTGTTGGTGACTTGATCCCAGGTATACCACGAGAGCGTCAACATCAAAGTATTGTAGATGGATTAAAACGTGTTGCACCTTTGTTTGAGGAGACTGGCATTACATTAGTGGTTGAACCTCTAAATGTAAAAGTCGATTTATATCATTCCAACTATTTTTTGTCTAGTTCAGAAGAAGCATTTCAAATCATTGATAAAGTTGGTAGTTCTAACGTTAAAGTATTATATGATATATATCATCAACAAATTAGTGAAGGCAACCTCATTATTAATATTACAAAGAATATCGATAAGATAGGACACATTCATGCTGCTGGTCACCCTGGTAGAAATGAAATAACGAAAGGTGAAATAAACTATCAAGCTGTTATTCAAGCGATTAAAAGTACCTCCTACAACGGATATTTTGGATTAGAATATACGCCTACTGTTGACCTCTCAGAATCTATAAAAGTAGCTAAAAGTCTATTATATTAAATAACTTTAGTATGACTTGCGAAAACATTCAGTTATAAAATGGATCGTTTTTAATTTAAGTTGATGATCTAAGCTATAGAAACAGATGCGATATTTTAATTATGTAATACAACATCTAAATCAAGGAGTGAGTTAGAATGAATTTAAATATACCGACTAGTTCCATTGGACGTCCTTCTGAAACCATGAACAATTGGATTCCAACTGTAAGTCTTGAAGAAATGTCGAATAATGAATATGATGTGTTAATTGTCGGGTCCGGAGCAGGAGGAGGGCTGTTCTGTGGAGATTATGTGAAAAGTTGATAGCAGAGGGCAAACGGATTGGTATGATTGAAGCTGGTGACCTCGTGATTCCTACTCATGCGAGAAATATACCAACCATATCATCTGAACGATTTCCTCAATATTTACATAACCCAAGCTTTACATCGCATACTTCAAAATATTCTTCTAATTTCCCGGATGCAATTGAGGTAAATGCTCTAGGAGGAAGAACGTTGTTTTGGACACAAATTTCACCGAGAATGGACTCCTGTGAAATAAAAAACTGGCCAGTTTCTTTAGAGGAAATGAATGATTATTACGGAATTGCCGAGAAGGCCATGAATGTTTCCGACTCTTTCTTTAAAGGATCGCCACTTACTGAAACTTTGATTCAAAGGCTGCGCGAAGCTGGTTATTCTGACTCAACTTATATCCCAATGGCTGCTGATCTAAAAACCACTATGCATGGAGAGATACACTCCAATGTATTCTTCAGCTCTATTTCATTCCTTACCAGAGCAATGAAACGATCATTTGATCTTGCAGTAAGGGCTAAAGCTGTTGAGATATATACTGAGAATGATAGAGTTCAGGGATTAAGAGTGATGACTCCAGAGAAAAAATCGTATACATTGAAAGCTAAAAACATTGTTATGTCAGCGAGTACGTTTGAGACTCCTCGGATTTTGATGAACTCAGGCATAAAGGGAGAGGCAATTGGTCATTACCTTGCTAATCATTCCGGTGTTCGAGCCACTTCTTCTATGAAACGAGAGCAATTCCCGGAGCCTCTAGGAACATTAGGAATTGTCATACCAAATGGGGAGAATTGCCCTTATTTGCTTGCGATGCTGGATCCGATGTCATGGTCTTCACAGGAGCATGAAAGGACATTCCAGGAAGATGTGAGAATTAATATCGGTGCCTATGGAAAAGTAGAGTCAAGGTTTGAGAATCGAGTTTACCTGGATCCTACTCGTCGGGACAAATATGGGGTTCCGATGTTAAATGTCGATTTTTCTTATAGTGATAATGATCAGAAGGTTATTCAGCAAATGACAGAATCGTGCCGTGACATTCTTCGTTTAGTTACTGGGGATGATGATCCATCTGTATTCATGATGCCTATTGGAAGTGATTATCACGAAACTGGAACATGCCGAATGGGGGATGATCCTTCGACTTCAGCTACAAATCGTTATGGTCAAATCCATGGAATCGAGGGACTATATGTAGCAGACAATAGTGTATTGCCGAGCGTGGGAAGAGCGAATCCTACCTTAACTACTGTTGCTTTTGCCATTCGCACTGCGGATCATATCATTGAATCACTAAAGAGTACTGAAACTAGACGTAGCTTTGTTGGGTTTTAACCTTATGGTTTAGGAAAAGATGAGTGGGACGTTCACTCATCTTTTTTTATCGAATGACCCATCAGTTGAATCCTCTTAAACAGATCGTTTCTGAAGTATAGTGTGAAGATTTATTTTCAAATTTGATTAGTGGGGGAATGGATTATTGGTCACTTAATTGTAGTATTAGTCGCTGTTCAAATAAGTCATAGATTAGAACGAATAAGGAGAACAAAATGCTACGAAATAGGCAGCTACATATAAAAGTATTTGTTGTATATACTTTAATTCTGATAACACTTACACTTTTGGTTGCAATACCAATTAATTGGTTCGTTAAGGAGAGTTTAAAACAAACATTAGATCAGGAAGCAAGATCGACACTAGAAAATATCTCTACACAATTAGATGCTTTTTATAATGAATATAACCAAATTACTAAATACTTTTACTTAAACCAAGACCATGAAGGTTATACTCCAATTGAATATTTCGACATATTAAAAAGTTCACCTAGCGATGCGATTTATATCAAGACTCATAACGCGTTAATGAATAGTCTGGCTCTCAATTCTGAAGTCTATGAAAATATAACGAGAATTAGTTTATTAACAGACAATTTCTTATTACTATCATCGAAGAATAATAGTAGTAATCCATTTAAACAAAGTAACTATGTTGAAGCTGCAAGAGAAAAAGCGGGTGATGTTTATGTTAAATATAATAGTGACCCATGGAACCAAGATAATGAGGATCCAGTTATGATTTTTACGCGTCAGCTTCGAATAAGTAACCATGAAATTGGTTTTTTAGAAGTTCAATTTAATGGATTTCCTCTACATAATCTATCTCTAATGAATGGTGGAACAATAGCTATTTATAATGAAGATGGAAGTAGAGTTCTTTATCAATCAGACAAGAAGGGTGTTAACGGCCAAAAGGAGTTTCTTCGTGAAATGATTGATACAAGAAAATCTAAAGGTAGTAAAACGTCTAATGGGCAGGTACAGTATTATATCAGATCAAATCATTCTAATTTCCACCTTTTATACTCTGTTAAAGAGGAGCAATTTTATGCTTCTTTATCCCACTTCAATTTTTTGATGGCAGTTGCAATTTTATTCCTTATATTTTTAACAGCAGGAGCATTTTTTATCACAGCTAAAAAGCTCACTTTTCCACTTAGAAATTTAAAGAATGTTATAGATAACATTAGTTTAGAAGAAGAACCGTCTAAAATTGAAAACCAACATCATCTTAATGAAATTGATGCACTGAATCGATCATTCCAATTAATGAATAAAAGATTACAAAACTCTTTAGAGAAAATCGTCCAATTTCATACCTCTGAAATTCAATTGAAATTTAAGCTATTACAAGCTCAAATCAATCCACACTTTATCTTTAATATGTTAGGAGTAGTAACTATTTTAGCGAAGAGAGGAAAAAATAAAGAAGTAGAAGAGATTAGTAGAAAGTTGGCAGATTTTCTAAGATATACAACTTCCTCAGATAATACAAATCAAACCTATTTAATTGAAGAAATAAAATTTACTGAAACCTATTTAGCTCTAATGAAAACTCGTTATATAGACAGACTAACATTTACCATTGATATACCTAGATCTATGGAATCAATTTTGATTCCAAAAATGATGATTCAGCCTATTGTTGAGAACTGCCTTACACATGGATTTACTAATAATAAAGTATTAAATATTAATATCAAGGGTGTAAAATGTGAAAAAAGTTGGGAAATTGTCATACAAGATAATGGACCTGGATTTAAAGTTAGATCTCTTGAGAAATTGCATAATCAGATAGGAGAATACAATTCTGATAGTCATAAACACTATGATTTATCTATAGGGGGAATGGGAATTTTAAGTACTTATATTCGACTAAATTTGTTTTATTCAAATAATATGATTTTTGACTTCGGAAACATGACACAAGGAGGGGCCTTTGTAGCCATTGGAGGTAGTAATGAATCTAACTTTGTGTTAAATAAAGATGAAGAATTAGAAAATAGTTCAAAAAGGTGAAAAATAATTGATTCTTTGTTTATTAATAATCGTGTAATAGATTACTATTGAAGGATAAGGGGGATTAGTCATGCAAGTAAATGGACTGATGGGTGGGGTTTATAAAATTTCTGTCTGGATAACTAAGTTCGCTTATCTTAATTTGTTATGGATTTTATTTACATTATTCGGATTGATTATTTTTGGATTTTTCCCTGCGAGTGTTTCTACCTTTGCAGTTGTTCGGAAATGGTTAAAATGCAAGGGTGAATTCTCTCTTTTTCATTTTTTCTTTTCTTATTATAAAAAGGAATTTATTAAGAGTAATCTTTTAGGGATTATCCTCTTAGGAATAGCTTTTATCCTATATGTAGACATGAAATTCATTTTGCAAAATCATACAGGTTTTTGGGGTGTTGTTAGTTCAATTACCGTATTAGCCATCATTTTGTTTATTTTTATGGTTTTGTATGTGTTTCCTGTTTACGTTACCTATCAAATATCAGTAATTAAAATTATTCAAA
This Metabacillus endolithicus DNA region includes the following protein-coding sequences:
- a CDS encoding sugar phosphate isomerase/epimerase family protein, with translation MENLKYSYMTNMWGMITDIPKINNFNEWYEDDFGNAAYYLDWDKILKYHAGAGIKGIELMFYHIPYIKQAFGSLKNFTDFAKERGIEQITGMFSFAIGSENKETLNGAIQFNQMWIDALNELGGENLIIMPAGQYYGTGPLSQEQLQNAAYCMNEIGKRAVDKGITACIHNEFWCAVNRYDHEQYLEMTDPKYVSYCLDTAQLAIMGVDPVQFYDKYHDRVKYFHLKDTTHPNAPDSERFAPGAEFADEGTRWFWELGAGVIDFKGLWKLMKKYNHKFG
- a CDS encoding GMC oxidoreductase gives rise to the protein MIAEGKRIGMIEAGDLVIPTHARNIPTISSERFPQYLHNPSFTSHTSKYSSNFPDAIEVNALGGRTLFWTQISPRMDSCEIKNWPVSLEEMNDYYGIAEKAMNVSDSFFKGSPLTETLIQRLREAGYSDSTYIPMAADLKTTMHGEIHSNVFFSSISFLTRAMKRSFDLAVRAKAVEIYTENDRVQGLRVMTPEKKSYTLKAKNIVMSASTFETPRILMNSGIKGEAIGHYLANHSGVRATSSMKREQFPEPLGTLGIVIPNGENCPYLLAMLDPMSWSSQEHERTFQEDVRINIGAYGKVESRFENRVYLDPTRRDKYGVPMLNVDFSYSDNDQKVIQQMTESCRDILRLVTGDDDPSVFMMPIGSDYHETGTCRMGDDPSTSATNRYGQIHGIEGLYVADNSVLPSVGRANPTLTTVAFAIRTADHIIESLKSTETRRSFVGF
- a CDS encoding sensor histidine kinase; amino-acid sequence: MLRNRQLHIKVFVVYTLILITLTLLVAIPINWFVKESLKQTLDQEARSTLENISTQLDAFYNEYNQITKYFYLNQDHEGYTPIEYFDILKSSPSDAIYIKTHNALMNSLALNSEVYENITRISLLTDNFLLLSSKNNSSNPFKQSNYVEAAREKAGDVYVKYNSDPWNQDNEDPVMIFTRQLRISNHEIGFLEVQFNGFPLHNLSLMNGGTIAIYNEDGSRVLYQSDKKGVNGQKEFLREMIDTRKSKGSKTSNGQVQYYIRSNHSNFHLLYSVKEEQFYASLSHFNFLMAVAILFLIFLTAGAFFITAKKLTFPLRNLKNVIDNISLEEEPSKIENQHHLNEIDALNRSFQLMNKRLQNSLEKIVQFHTSEIQLKFKLLQAQINPHFIFNMLGVVTILAKRGKNKEVEEISRKLADFLRYTTSSDNTNQTYLIEEIKFTETYLALMKTRYIDRLTFTIDIPRSMESILIPKMMIQPIVENCLTHGFTNNKVLNINIKGVKCEKSWEIVIQDNGPGFKVRSLEKLHNQIGEYNSDSHKHYDLSIGGMGILSTYIRLNLFYSNNMIFDFGNMTQGGAFVAIGGSNESNFVLNKDEELENSSKR
- a CDS encoding hydroxypyruvate isomerase family protein; amino-acid sequence: MKLSVLFDAVFFGGDPIESIKAVKEAGCDSVEFWSWRNKDVDLLKRTIKDLQMEVVAFMTEKISLTDPAFREQYVKDCIETIKVARELECNTIITTVGDLIPGIPRERQHQSIVDGLKRVAPLFEETGITLVVEPLNVKVDLYHSNYFLSSSEEAFQIIDKVGSSNVKVLYDIYHQQISEGNLIINITKNIDKIGHIHAAGHPGRNEITKGEINYQAVIQAIKSTSYNGYFGLEYTPTVDLSESIKVAKSLLY
- a CDS encoding YesL family protein; amino-acid sequence: MQVNGLMGGVYKISVWITKFAYLNLLWILFTLFGLIIFGFFPASVSTFAVVRKWLKCKGEFSLFHFFFSYYKKEFIKSNLLGIILLGIAFILYVDMKFILQNHTGFWGVVSSITVLAIILFIFMVLYVFPVYVTYQISVIKIIQNSFLYMFVNPKVTFIMIAALITLFLGGMYFPGATFIFGGSLYSFCIMWYADQAFVHVQQKKIHHRNSLSKDLSNN